The genomic region CGTGGCCTGGTGGTCGACCCCGACGCGCTCCAGCAGCTCCATGGCCCGCTTCTCGGCGTCGGCCTTGGACTTCTTGCGCACCTTGATCGGGCCGAGCGTGACGTTCTCGAGGATCGTCTTGTGCGCGAAGAGGTTGAAGCTCTGGAAGACCATGCCGACGTCGGCACGCAGCTCGGCCAGCTGCTTGCCCTCCTGGGGGAGCGGCTGGCCGTCGAGGCTGATCGTGCCCTGGTCGATCGTCTCCAGGCGGTTGATCGCGCGGCACAGGGTCGACTTGCCGGACCCGGAGGGCCCGATCACGACGACGACCTCGCCGCGGCCGATCGAGAGGTTGATGTCCTGCAGCACGTGCAGCTGGCCGAACCACTTGTCGACGTGGTCAAGCACCACCAGGGCATCGGTGTGGCGGTCCGTCATGGCGAGCAACCTAGCCGCTCCCGGCTGGTTCGGGCCACGCAGCCGGCCCGGGCGCGCCGACCGGAACCGGATCGTGACCTACGCCGGGCCGCCGTGGGACCTGCGCCACATCGAGACGGCGGGAGGGTGCGGCTGGGAGCATGGGCCCATGCCGACCGACGAGCACCCCGCGTTCAGCACCATCTCGGTACGCCGCACCGACGGGACCCGCGAGCTGTACGCCTGCGCCCGCTTCCTCGGGATCCGGGACGGGTTCCTCTTCCTCGAGGACGGGATCCCGACCGACCGGGCCGGGATGGGCATCAAGACCGCGCAGACGCACCTGGTCCCGCTCGCCGACGTCGCCGCGGTCGACATCGAGACCGCCCCGGACTCCGACGAGGACAGCGAGACCCACGTGGCCCTGGAGTCGGCCGGGCTGCTGAACCTCGACGGCAGCGTCTACGTGCGCTGAGCCCCGGCGCGAATTCCGGGCGCGGCCACCGCCCGCCGTACCCTGGTGCGGTCATGACGCGCACCTACGAGGTCCGCACCTACGGGTGCCAGATGAACGTCCACGACTCCGAGCGGCTCACCGGCCTGCTCGAGGACGCGGGGTACGCCGCCGCGCCCACCGGCCAGCAGGCCGACGTGGTCGTGTTCAACACCTGCGCCGTCCGCGAGAACGCCGACAACAAGCTCTACGGCAACCTCGGCCACCTCGCGCCGGTGAAGGCCGCCCACCCCGGCATGCAGATCGCCGTCGGCGGCTGCCTGGCCCAGAAGGACCGCACCACGATCACCCAGCGCGCGCCGTGGGTCGACGTCGTCTTCGGCACCCACAACATCGGCTCGCTGCCGGTGCTGCTGGAGCGCGCCCGGGTCCAGGAGGAGGCCCAGGTCGAGATCCTGGAGTCCCTCGACGTCTTCCCCTCCACGCTCCCGACCAAGCGCGAGTCGGCGTACGCCGCCTGGGTCTCGATCTCGGTGGGCTGCAACAACACCTGCACGTTCTGCATCGTCCCGGCCCTGCGCGGCAAGGAGAAGGACCGCCGGCCCGGCGACATCCTCGCCGAGGTCCGCGCCCTGGTCGCCGAGGGCGTCACCGAGGTGACGCTGCTGGGCCAGAACGTGAACGCCTACGGCGTCGAGTTCGGCGACCGGCAGGCGTTCTCGAAGCTGCTGCGCGCCTGCGGCGACATCGAGGGCCTGGAGCGGGTCCGCTTCACCAGCCCGCACCCGGCCGAGTTCACCGACGACGTCATCGAGGCGATGGCCGAGACGCCGAACGTGATGCCGAGCCTGCACATGCCGCTGCAGTCCGGCTCGGACCGGCTGCTGCGCGCGATGCGCCGCTCCTACCGCTCCTCGAAGTACCTCGGCATCATCGAGCGGGTTCGCGCCGCGATGCCCGAGGCCGCGATCACCACCGACATCATCGTGGGCTTCCCCGGCGAGACCGAGGAGGACTTCCTCGAGACGATGCGGGTGGTCCGGGAGTCGCGCTTCTCCAGCGCCTTCACGTTCCAGTACTCCAAGCGCCCCGGCACGCCCGCCGCCGACCTGCCCGACCAGATCTCGCCCGAGGTCGTCAAGGACCGCTACAACCGCCTGGTCGACCTCGTCAACGAGATCTCCTGGGCGGAGAACCAGCGGCTCGTGGGCCGCACGGTCGAGCTGATGGTCGCCGAGGGGGAGGGCCGCAAGGACGCCGCCACCCGCCGGCTCAGCGGCCGTGCCCCCGACAACCGGCTGGTGCACTTCGAGGCCGACTTCTCCGCGGTGGACGCGGACGACGTGCGCCCCGGCGACATGGTGACCGTCCAGCTCACCTACGCCGCACCGCACCACCTGGTCGCCGACGGCCCGGTCCGCGCCGTGCGCCGTACCCGCTCCGGCGACGCCTGGGCGGCCCGTCAGGCCGGCCCCGCGCCGGCCGGCGTCTCGGGTGTCTCCCTGGGGATGCCGTCGCTCGGGGTGCCGGCACCGCTGCCGGACGCTCCCGCCTGCCGCTGAGCGGTCGGCTCCCTCTGGCCGGGTGCGAGCGGTGAGTCAGCCACGGTTCTTCCGGGGGAGCGGTGAGTCAGCCACGGTTCACTCCGGGGAGCGGTGAGCCAGCCACGGTTCGGGCGCGTCGTACGGTGGCCAGCTCACCGCTGGGCCGAGGTGGGTACGTCGTACGGTGGCCAGCTCACCGCTGGCCCCAGGCAGGCTCGTCGAACGGTGGCCAGCTCACCGCCGGGCCGAGTCAGGCGCGTCGAACGGTGGCCAGCTCACCGCTGGCCCGTGCCTACGACGGCTCGTACGGGTTCTGGGCCGAGCGCGGGTCCCGGCTGGGATAACCGGCCTTCGGCTGCAGGCCGGTGGGGTTGTCCTCGCCGGCGCCGTCGGCGGACTGCTCGGGGGGCGTGTCCCCGTCGGGCTCGACCGGCGCGACGTCGCGGACGCCGTCGGTGCTGACCTGGCCGGGGCCAGTCGGACCGACCCGCTCGCTGCTCACCCCCATCTCGCCCTGGGCGCGCTCCGGGCCGCTGGAGTTCGGGGTGGAGTCGCGGACGTCGGTCATGCCGTCGCCTCGCCCTCCGCGTTGCCCTCGCCCTCGCCGTCGCCCCGGGTCGCCTCGGTGCTGGTGTCCTCGCCCTCGCTGATCGCGTCGGGGGCGCTCTCCGTCTCCACCGCGGGGTTGGCCTCCACGGTCAGGTCGGCGGGGATGTTCTCGCGGTCGACGGGGACGGCGTCCACCCCGCCGGGGTTGGGCTCGCCGGGCTCGATCTCCGGATCGGGCTGGGGGCCGAGGTCGGTCTCGCTCATGCAGTGCTCCCTTCGGGCTCCACGCGGAAGCCGAACGTCGTGTAGGGCGCGCAGGTACCCGACCCGATCGCGTCCAACACCGCCCGTTCGTGCCCCAGGACGCGCGGGTCGCTCACTCCTCCTCGTCCTCGACGGGGAGGTCGAGGGGCGTCTCGTCGGCCTGGCCGGTCGCGTCGTACACGGTCCCGGTGTCGGCGGAGACCTGCTCGCGCTCGGAGGCCTGGTACTCCTCCGGGTCGGCGGGATCGTCGGCGAGCACGTCCTCGGCGACGTCCTCGACTGGCTTCTCGGTGGGGATGTCGGTCACGACGTCCTCCTCGGGTCGGGGGGCGGGGGGCAAGGCGCCGTCACTGGGACGGCTGGTCCATCGAGGTCTCGGCGTTCTCCTCCTGCGCGGCGCGCTCGGCGTCGCCCTGCTCGGGCCGGTCGCCGCTGGCCGGGGGCGGGTCGTCGGTGCCGGGGGTGTCGTCGCGGGTCACCCGCTGGACCTGCGGGCCGGGGTCCTTGGCGCCCTCGATGGGCTCCATGGGGGCGGCCGGCTCGTCGTCGCGCAGCGGGGAGCGGGGCGGGGGCTGATTCTCGCGGGAGTCGCTCATGGGGCACCCGTACCCGCTTGCCACACTGGTGCACGTGCCCGACCCGATCCGTGTCCCGATCGTCGCCGTCGTCGGCGCCACCGCCTCGGGCAAGACCGCGCTCTCCCTGGACCTGGCCGAGGCCCTGGGCGGCGAGATCGTCAACACCGACGCGATGCAGGTCTACCGCGGCATGGACGTCGGCACCGCCAAGCTGCCGCCGGCCGAGCGCCGGGGGATCCCGCACCACCTGCTCGACCTGCTGAGCGTGCGCGACCCGCTCACCGTCGCCGAGTTCCAGGGCCGGGCACGCGCGGTCGTCACCCGGCTCCGGGCCCAGGGCACCGTGCCGGTCCTGGTGGGAGGCTCACCGCTCTACACCCGGGCGATCCTGGACCGCTTCGAGTTCCCGGGCACCGACGACGCGGTCCGGGCCCGGCTGGAGGCCGAGCTGGCCGAGGTCGGCCCCGGCGCCCTGCACGCCCGGTTGGCCGGGCTCGACCCGGCCGCGGCCGACGGGATCGGCGCCGACAACGGCCGCCGGGTGGTCCGCGCCCTGGAGGTCATCGAGATCACCGGGCGGCCGTTCACCGCCTCGCTGCCGGCCCTGGAGTACGCCGACCCGCTGACCGTCCAGGTGGGTGTCGAGATCGGCCGGCCGGCCCTCGACGCCCGGATCGCGCGCCGCGTCGAGGAGATGTTCGCCGCCGGGTTCGTGGCCGAGGTCGAGCGGCTGCTGGCCGAGGGGCTGGCCGAGGGCCGCACCGCCTCCCGGGCGATCGGCTACCGCGAGGTGGCGGCGTACCTCCGCGGGGAGTGCACCGAGGCCGAGGCCCGCGAGCGCACCGTCGTCGCCACCCGGCGCTTCGCCCGGCGCCAGGAGTCCTGGAACCGCAAGGACCCCCGGATCCGTTGGGTCAGGTACGACGACCCCGACCGGGTGCGGCGCGCCCTGGAGGCCGTCGACGACCTCGCCACCTGAGCCCGGCGCCTGAGCCCCGAGTTGAGCAAGGACGGTCGGGCGGTACGGCGCCCGCCGGCCCCAGACTGGAGCCATGCCCGAGACGACACCCGCACCGGACCGGCTGCGCGAGCTCCTCGACGCGGTCCTCGACGAGGAGAACGCCACCCTGGAGGCGATGGCCGGCGACGCGTTCGCCTCGCCGTTCCACTTCAGCCGCCAGCTCTCCCGCGGGGCCGGCGAGCCGCCGGTGTCGATGCGCCGCCGGGTGCTGCTCGAGCGCGCCGCCTGGCAGCTGCGCCGGGGAGCCTCAGTCACCGACGCAGCCTTCGCCGCCGGCTACGACTCGGTGGAGGGCTTCAGCCGGGCGTTCGCCCGCGCCTACGGGCAGTCGCCCAGCACCGTGACCGCGCACGACCCGGCGAGCCACTGGCTGCCGGCGCCCAACGGCATCCACTTCCACCCGCCGATGTCGCTGTGGGTGGAGGGAGGAGGCAAGCCGTCGGGCGGTGAGGTCACCGCGCTCCTGGTCGAGCACGACCTCGACGACACCCGGGACCTGCTCGAGGCGGCGAAGGGCCTGAGCGGGGAGGAGTACCGGCGTCCCCGGCTCGCCGGCCACCGCGCGCTGCCGTTCGACGGGGCCGAGGAGTCCCTGGCCCAGGTGCTGGGGCACCTGGTGCTGGCCAAGGAGGTGTGGCTGGCCTCGATCGACGGCTCCGGCGCGCCGGAGCCGGGGTCCGGCGACGCCGCCGACCTGATCGACCGGCACGCGGCCGTCGCGCCGCGCTGGCTGGCGATGGTGCGCGACGTGGAGCGGCGCGGCGCGTGGGGGGACCGGCTGGTCGACGCGCTGTGCGAGCCGCCGGAGACCTTCGTGCTCGGCAGCGTCCTCGCGCACGTGCTGACCTACGCCCCCCACCGGCGCCAGGTCGCCCGCTGGCTGCTCGCCGACCTCGGGAGCGCGCCGCCCTGGCCCGAGGGCGACCCGATCACCTGGCTGCAACGACGGACCGGAGGCCCCGCATGACCCGCACGACCTACTACACGGCGAGCACGCTGGACGGGTTCCTCGCCGACGAGCAGGACTCCCTGGACTGGCTGCTCACCCAGGACATCGACGAGCACGGCGCGATGAACTACGACGACTTCTACGCCGGGATCGGCGCGGTGGCGATGGGCGCCACGACGTACGAGTGGCTGCGCGCGCACCTGGCCTCCTCGGGGGAGTCCTGGCCCTACGACGTCCCGGCCTGGGTCTTCACCCACCGCGACCTGCCGGCGGTCGGGGAGCTGATCAGGTTCACCCAGGCGCCGGTGGAGGAGGTGCACGCCGCGATGGCCGAGGCCGCGGGCGGACGGGACCTGTGGGTGGTCGGCGGTGGGGACCTGGCCGCGCAGTTCGCCGAGCAGGGGCTGCTCGACGAGGTGGTCGTCTCGATCGCCCCGGTGACCCTGGGCGCGGGTCGGCCGCTGTTTCCGCGCCGCTTCGACCTGCGACTGCTCGGGCACGCCCGCAACCGGGCGTTCCTGTGCGCCCGCTACGAGGTCGTGGGCCCGCGCTGAGCCGTCGTGAGCACGAGTTGGGTGGAGAGGGGCTGAACCACTGCGAATCGGGGTAAGAGGCCCCCGACAGTGCCGTCCTTCCGGGAGAAGTGCCATGCGTGTTCCCGCCGTCCTCCTCGCCCTCGCCCTGCCCGCCGCCTCGCTGACCGCCCTCGGCACCGCGGAGGCGGCCGCGCCGGCCGCCGCCCCGGCCGCGGCGAACGCCGGCGCCGCCGTCGAGGAGCGACCGAAGGGTCCCGCCAAGGTGGCCACGGCCCGCGGTCGTGGCGGGGCCGTCAGCAGCGTCGACCCTTACGCCACCCGGATCGGGGTCCAGGTGCTGCGCTCGGGCGGCAACGCCGTCGACGCCGCCGTCGCGACCGCCG from Nocardioides pantholopis harbors:
- the miaA gene encoding tRNA (adenosine(37)-N6)-dimethylallyltransferase MiaA codes for the protein MPDPIRVPIVAVVGATASGKTALSLDLAEALGGEIVNTDAMQVYRGMDVGTAKLPPAERRGIPHHLLDLLSVRDPLTVAEFQGRARAVVTRLRAQGTVPVLVGGSPLYTRAILDRFEFPGTDDAVRARLEAELAEVGPGALHARLAGLDPAAADGIGADNGRRVVRALEVIEITGRPFTASLPALEYADPLTVQVGVEIGRPALDARIARRVEEMFAAGFVAEVERLLAEGLAEGRTASRAIGYREVAAYLRGECTEAEARERTVVATRRFARRQESWNRKDPRIRWVRYDDPDRVRRALEAVDDLAT
- a CDS encoding helix-turn-helix domain-containing protein; amino-acid sequence: MPETTPAPDRLRELLDAVLDEENATLEAMAGDAFASPFHFSRQLSRGAGEPPVSMRRRVLLERAAWQLRRGASVTDAAFAAGYDSVEGFSRAFARAYGQSPSTVTAHDPASHWLPAPNGIHFHPPMSLWVEGGGKPSGGEVTALLVEHDLDDTRDLLEAAKGLSGEEYRRPRLAGHRALPFDGAEESLAQVLGHLVLAKEVWLASIDGSGAPEPGSGDAADLIDRHAAVAPRWLAMVRDVERRGAWGDRLVDALCEPPETFVLGSVLAHVLTYAPHRRQVARWLLADLGSAPPWPEGDPITWLQRRTGGPA
- the miaB gene encoding tRNA (N6-isopentenyl adenosine(37)-C2)-methylthiotransferase MiaB translates to MTRTYEVRTYGCQMNVHDSERLTGLLEDAGYAAAPTGQQADVVVFNTCAVRENADNKLYGNLGHLAPVKAAHPGMQIAVGGCLAQKDRTTITQRAPWVDVVFGTHNIGSLPVLLERARVQEEAQVEILESLDVFPSTLPTKRESAYAAWVSISVGCNNTCTFCIVPALRGKEKDRRPGDILAEVRALVAEGVTEVTLLGQNVNAYGVEFGDRQAFSKLLRACGDIEGLERVRFTSPHPAEFTDDVIEAMAETPNVMPSLHMPLQSGSDRLLRAMRRSYRSSKYLGIIERVRAAMPEAAITTDIIVGFPGETEEDFLETMRVVRESRFSSAFTFQYSKRPGTPAADLPDQISPEVVKDRYNRLVDLVNEISWAENQRLVGRTVELMVAEGEGRKDAATRRLSGRAPDNRLVHFEADFSAVDADDVRPGDMVTVQLTYAAPHHLVADGPVRAVRRTRSGDAWAARQAGPAPAGVSGVSLGMPSLGVPAPLPDAPACR
- a CDS encoding dihydrofolate reductase family protein translates to MTRTTYYTASTLDGFLADEQDSLDWLLTQDIDEHGAMNYDDFYAGIGAVAMGATTYEWLRAHLASSGESWPYDVPAWVFTHRDLPAVGELIRFTQAPVEEVHAAMAEAAGGRDLWVVGGGDLAAQFAEQGLLDEVVVSIAPVTLGAGRPLFPRRFDLRLLGHARNRAFLCARYEVVGPR
- a CDS encoding amino acid ABC transporter ATP-binding protein, whose protein sequence is MTDRHTDALVVLDHVDKWFGQLHVLQDINLSIGRGEVVVVIGPSGSGKSTLCRAINRLETIDQGTISLDGQPLPQEGKQLAELRADVGMVFQSFNLFAHKTILENVTLGPIKVRKKSKADAEKRAMELLERVGVDHQATKYPAQLSGGQQQRVAIARALAMEPKVMLFDEPTSALDPEMISEVLDVMVDLAKRGMTMVVVTHEMGFARTAADRVVFMSDGAIVEENTPDEFFTNPRSDRAKDFLGKILKH